In Gammaproteobacteria bacterium, the genomic window ATAATCGGTGAGAAACCATTCGCGTGCCCGAATCATTGCTGGTTTTCGTTCCAAGTTCGCTAAGTCTTCATCTGCAACGATCAATGGCCGATGATTAAAGGCGTAGGGACGATTGAGATGATCAGCGGCAAGAAACCCATGGTAGCCACGGTGGCTGGCCAATTCGCTATGAATATTCTTGGCTCCTGGCCGACCGGTTTCCTCAAGCGCGCGCGCTTCCCAGTAACGCCAGCGATCCGTTTTCTGTTCCCAGGGTTTAAGTTCACGCGTGTGGTGCAATACGGCTGACCAATTCCCTGCCCACAGGGCGGCACGCACCCGGGCACGACGAACATCTGCATCAGTAAAGGATAAACGCTCCAGCAACTCCAATGCTGAGGCGTGGCGACTACTGGCGGCGCGCAACGCGATGCTGCGTTCAGTGGTCCAGCGTTCGGCGGCGGTGAATGAATAGTGCTCCTGCAATGCCTCCCAACGATTGATGGCGGTAAGAATATTTTCCCGCGCCAGGCGAGCGACGGCATCGCAGACCACGGTGCGGGCGCGCACGCCATCCTCGACCAACAAGGGGTCTTCCAGGCCGGCGCGCGGGTCACGATGAACCCGCGCCCAAACTCGAACCCAGGCTCGGTCGGTAGCAGGCAGACGCGCACCGAGATCTTCCGCCAGGCTGACATTGCCGCTCTCGAAAGCGAGAGTGACACGCCGCCATAAATCATCCTGGGTTATGCCCCCGATTTCTTGCCAGACGGTCAACGTGTCTTCGCACTCGGGAGCTTGTTGCTTGCCCACAAACCACAACTCTTTGAGTTCTTGTATCAATGTTTGATCTAAGGGCGCACCTTCCTCGCGCGTTGCAATCCGTGCCCGAATTCGGAGGCAACGTAGCGCCGTTTCCTGGGTTTCCCGATAATTGATCAAAAAATCAGACCAGCGATCCTCCTGGGCAAGGCGTTTCAGCCAAGCATTACGCAGGGTCTCGGCCACCGGGAGGTCAGCGTAACGGGTCAGAAAGGTTTGCACTTCGCTATCGGCAGCATCGGCAAGG contains:
- a CDS encoding soluble lytic murein transglycosylase: MRFNFSWLRHLFDGAFIFLGLGFSFLSAFATDLDDQRQDFRAAREALARKDSETFARLLPGLVGYPLYGYLVHDDLKVRLADAADSEVQTFLTRYADLPVAETLRNAWLKRLAQEDRWSDFLINYRETQETALRCLRIRARIATREEGAPLDQTLIQELKELWFVGKQQAPECEDTLTVWQEIGGITQDDLWRRVTLAFESGNVSLAEDLGARLPATDRAWVRVWARVHRDPRAGLEDPLLVEDGVRARTVVCDAVARLARENILTAINRWEALQEHYSFTAAERWTTERSIALRAASSRHASALELLERLSFTDADVRRARVRAALWAGNWSAVLHHTRELKPWEQKTDRWRYWEARALEETGRPGAKNIHSELASHRGYHGFLAADHLNRPYAFNHRPLIVADEDLANLERKPAMIRAREWFLTDYLSEGRREWMAAIGGSDARELSAAALLAARWNWPDRVIATLGRSTEENDLVLRFPLPYQRQVMAQAVKAGISPAVIFAVARQESIFMPDVRSPAGALGLMQLMPATATQVARRLKVPFAGASILLDPEYNLRIGSAFLAQMIDHQGSLALAAAAYNAGPGRVKQWRPRATMAADAWIESIPFDETRRYVRNVLTYAAIYGWRLNLAIQRLADAMSPVNP